The Delphinus delphis chromosome 2, mDelDel1.2, whole genome shotgun sequence genome contains a region encoding:
- the EID1 gene encoding EP300-interacting inhibitor of differentiation 1, whose protein sequence is MSEMNELSELYEESNDLQMDVMPGESDLPQMEVGGGSREPSLNPSRAGAQPQLEEEGPMEEEAAQPMAEPLGQRGLASRPGPGEQPGQIAGPDFESEDEGEEFDDWEDDYDYPEEEQLSGAGYRVSAALEEANKMFLRTSRAREAALDGGFQMHYEKTPFDQLAFIEELFSLMVVNRLTEELGCDEIIDRE, encoded by the coding sequence ATGTCTGAAATGAACGAGCTGTCCGAGCTCTATGAGGAAAGCAATGACCTGCAGATGGATGTGATGCCTGGCGAGAGTGACCTTCCGCAGATGGAGGTAGGCGGCGGGAGCCGGGAGCCATCCCTGAACCCCTCCCGCGCCGGGGCCCAGCCACAGCTGGAGGAGGAAGGCCCGATGGAGGAGGAGGCCGCCCAGCCAATGGCGGAGCCGCTGGGGCAGCGAGGCCTCGCTAGCCGGCCCGGCCCTGGGGAGCAGCCAGGCCAGATCGCGGGCCCTGATTTCGAGAGCGAGGACGAGGGCGAGGAATTCGATGACTGGGAGGACGACTACGACTATCCGGAAGAGGAGCAGCTGAGTGGTGCAGGCTACAGAGTATCAGCGGCCCTTGAAGAAGCCAACAAGATGTTTTTGAGAACCTCCAGAGCAAGAGAAGCAGCTCTGGATGGCGGGTTTCAGATGCATTATGAGAAGACCCCGTTTGATCAGTTGGCTTTTATCGAAGAGCTTTTTTCACTCATGGTT